In Labrus mixtus chromosome 3, fLabMix1.1, whole genome shotgun sequence, a single window of DNA contains:
- the eps15 gene encoding epidermal growth factor receptor substrate 15 isoform X3 gives MKAVGNRNIMAATLSLTQLSSGNPIYDKYYRQVDPTGSGRVAAADAALFLKRSGLADLVLGKVWDLADSERKGALNKQQFFIALRLVACAQNGLEVALKSLNVAVPPPKFHDTSSPLLAGGVAGDIHWVVKPEEKIKFDSIFESLGPVGGILTGDKVKPVLLNSKLPVDILGRVWELSDLDRDGMLDKDEFSVAMYLVYRALEGEPVPMSLPPPLVPPSKRKKPSVPPVMPLLPSPPSVKDSRSSHSCPKTIPPPPKPAPAPAPAPAPVPKPAAAPWVVSPADKAKYDELFSKTDSDMDGLVSGPEVRDIFLKTGLPSATLARIWELCDIGDIGKLTREQFALALYLINQKLTKGHDPPQSLSPEMIPPSDRLNIKQNNLANLAADFSAIKELDSLSNEIVELQREKITVEEEIKEKEEAIRQRSTEVQDLQDEVARETEDLQRLQTQRQKVQDALDELDQQKGSLEEQLSHIRQQTSQETQLSEHEEQEQRICQYEEELVQAREELLALQEESRRLQEKVQAAQEQLTPLKDSVRDSFTQVSQVQQKLNDLQVEERSVTAQLSWKRALEDSSPVMMNGSAGPSADLHRMDPFQQDLFQEDEPKKLKEEDPANLWIQQTEPSQQKEKEEEKERDEEDEKEDKSPKTPEEDKQKPDPLDDLYTSLASSELCNNVSPPTKSPENTMEEQSSHTPDVSSEVTDDAEESPKESSPKVSSPEPERKQEPAEFTETTSSSLPPQIVPRSQPPQTNPPSLPEMDFFHSDPFTDHDPFKDDPFGKAEAADPFGGDPFKGSDPFAADSFFKQTPSAPFSSDDPFSASADPFGTTTGIPEPDLFASRPSDSAPAPAADPDPFASKPTNPASAAKDPFSSSGNNMANSDMFAGKMNATVEEDPFGSQDGGTDPFSCSSPNSELAVKDSAASNDPFAPGGTTVSTNSDPDPFAAVFGNESFGGGFADFSALTKSNGSDQFGINNKNLFQDEGQSAGPDVPPALPPKTGTPTRPPPPPPAKRLSISRTESSDSFQRRGHFPPQPSGDFSSSSSSSSLPVKDPLADPFAPSSPPRHNAREADRFASFDKKQYPTEEDMIEWAKRESEREEKERLARLTQQEQEDLELAIALSKSELS, from the exons ATGAAAGCAGtgggaaacagaaacattatggCTGCCACTCTGTCTCTTACTCAG cTCTCCAGTGGAAATCCCATCTATGACAAGTATTATCGGCAG gtTGATCCGACTGGCAGTGGGCGGGTGGCAGCAGCAGATGCTGCTCTGTTCCTGAAGAGGTCAGGCTTGGCTGACTTAGTCCTGGGGAAG GTCTGGGATTTGGCAGACTCAGAACGTAAAGGTGCTCTTAACAAACAG CAATTCTTCATAGCCTTGCGGTTGGTGGCCTGTGCTCAAAATGGACTGGAGGTGGCACTCAAGAGCCTTAATGTGGCTGTTCCTCCACCCAAATTT CATGACACAAGCAGCCCGCTGTTAGCAGGAGGAGTGGCGGGTGACATCCACTGGGTTGTCAAG CCTGAAGAGAAAATTAAGTTTGACTCCATCTTTGAAAGTCTGGGTCCAGTCGGAGGGATTCTAACAGGAGACAAAGTCAAGCCCGTCTTGCTAAACTCCAAACTGCCAGTGGACATCCTAGGCAGG gTTTGGGAGCTCAGTGACCTCGACAGAGATGGCATGTTGGACAAAGATGAATTTTCTGTG GCGATGTATCTGGTGTACAGAGCACTGGAGGGGGAGCCTGTCCCCATGTCCCTACCACCTCCTCTGGTTCCACCCTCAAAGAGGAAAAAACCCTCTGTGCCTCCTGTGATGCCCCTCTTACCCTCGCCCCCCTCAGTCAAAGACAGTCGCTCCTCCCACTCCTGCCCTAAGAccatccccccaccccctaaACCTGCCCCAGCTCCTGCTCCTGCCCCAGCTCCTGTCCCAAAACCAGCAGCTGCCCCT tGGGTGGTGTCACCAGCAGACAAAGCTAAATATGATGAGTTATTCAGCAAGACAGACAGTGACATGGACGGACTTGTATCTGGACCTGAAGTGAGAGACATTTTCCTAAAGACTGGGCTGCCCTCTGCCACACTAGCACGTATCTG GGAGCTTTGTGACATTGGAGACATTGGGAAACTGACGCGCGAGCAATTTGCCCTGGCACTTTATCTGATCAATCAGAAGCTGACTAAAGGCCACGATCCTCCTCAGAGTCTCTCCCCAGAGATGATCCCTCCATCTGACAGACTCAACATTAAACAG AACAACTTGGCTAATCTGGCAGCCGACTTCTCGGCCATCAAAGAGCTGGACTCTCTCAGTAACGAGATTGTTGAACTACAAAG GGAGAAGATCACTGTGGAAGAGGAGataaaggagaaagaggaggccaTCAGACAGCGCAGCACCGAAGTGCAG GACTTACAGGATGAGGTTGCAAGGGAGACTGAGGACCTGCAGCGGCTCCAGACACAGCGTCAGAAGGTCCAGGATGCCTTGGACGAGCTGGACCAGCAGAAAGGATCCCTGGAGGAGCAGCTGTCTCATATCCGCCAGCAGACCAGCCAAGAGACCCAACTG TCAGAGcatgaggagcaggagcagaggaTATGTCAGTATGAGGAGGAGCTGGTTCAGGCCAGAGAGGAGCTCCTtgctctgcaggaggagagcaggaggctgcaggagaagGTCCAGGCTGCTCAGGAGCAGCTCACCCCTCTGAAAGACTCTGTACGAGACTCCTTTACACAAGTTTCACAG GTTCAGCAGAAACTGAACGACCTCCAGGTGGAGGAGAGGTCAGTGACTGCTCAGCTCAGTTGGAAGAGGGCCCTAGAGGATAGCTCTCCTGTCATGATGAATGGATCAGCAGGCCCCTCCGCAGACCTGCACCGGATGGACCCCTTCCAGCAGGACCTCTTCCAGGAGGACGAGCCTAAAAAGCTAAAGGAAGAAGATCCAGCTAATCTCTGGATTCAGCAGACAGAACCTTCACaacaaaaggagaaagaagaagaaaaagagagagacgaggAAGACGAGAAGGAGGACAAGAGTCCAAAGACACCAGAGGAAGACAAGCAGAAACCTGATCCCCTAGATGATTTGTATACTAGTTTAGCCTCATCTGAGTTATGCAATAATGTCTCACCCCCCACAAAGTCCCCGGAGAACACTATGGAG GAACAAAGTAGTCATACTCCCGACGTCTCCTCTGAGGTAACAGATGATGCAGAGGAGTCTCCTAAAGAGAGCTCTCCAAAG GTGTCATCACCAGAAccagagaggaaacaggagcCAGCTGAGTTCACAGAAaccacctcctcttctttacCCCCTCAAATCGTCCCGCGTTCTCAGCCGCCTCAGACAaaccctccctccctgcctgaGATGGACTTCTTTCATTCAGACCCTTTTACTGACC ATGATCCATTCAAAGATGATCCATTTGGAAAAGCTGAAGCAGCTG ACCCATTTGGAGGAGATCCATTCAAAGGGTCTGACCCCTTTGCTGCAGACTCTTTCTTCAAACAGACCCCCAGTGCCCCCTTCTCCTCAGACGACCCCTTCTCTGCCTCAGCTGACCCATTTGGTACTACTACTGGAATCCCAGAACCAGATCTGTTTGCATCCCGGCCGAGTGACTCAGCTCCTGCACCAGCAGCAGATCCAGATCCCTTTGCCTCCAAACCTACAAATCCAGCATCGGCAGCCAAGGATCCATTCAGCTCTTCAGGGAACAATATGGCGAACTCTGATATGTTTGCAGGCAAAATGAACGCCACCGTGGAGGAGGATCCATTTGGTTCTCAGGATGGAGGGACAGATCCGTTCAGTTGCTCTTCACCAAACTCTGAACTGGCTGTG aagGACTCTGCTGCATCCAATGACCCGTTTGCTCCTGGTGGTACTACAGTCAGCACAAACTCAGATCCAG ATCcatttgctgctgtgtttggtaACGAGTCCTTTGGAGGAGGCTTTGCAGACTTCAGTGCCTTGACAAAG TCAAATGGTTCTGACCAGTTTGGCATCAACAATAAGAACCTGTTTCAGGACGAAGGTCAGTCTGCAGGCCCTGACGTCCCCCCAGCCCTGCCCCCCAAAACTGGTACGCCAACTagaccacctcctccacctccag CTAAGAGATTGTCCATCTCCAGAACCGAGTCCTCTGACTCCTTCCAGCGACGAGGGCACTTCCCCCCGCAGCCTTCAGGAgacttctcctcctcatcctcctcctcttccctgccTGTTAAGGATCCTTTAGCCGACCCCttcgccccctcctccccacctCGCCACAACGCACGGGAAGCTGACCGATTTGCCAGCTTTGACAAA aaACAGTATCCTACAGAAGAAGACATGATAGAGTGGGCAAAGCGCGAGAGCGAGCGAGAGGAAAAGGAGCGTCTTGCCAGGCTCACCCAGCAGGAACAAGAGGACCTGGAGCTGGCCATCGCACTCAGCAAGTCGGAACTCTCCTGA
- the eps15 gene encoding epidermal growth factor receptor substrate 15 isoform X2 yields MKAVGNRNIMAATLSLTQLSSGNPIYDKYYRQVDPTGSGRVAAADAALFLKRSGLADLVLGKVWDLADSERKGALNKQQFFIALRLVACAQNGLEVALKSLNVAVPPPKFHDTSSPLLAGGVAGDIHWVVKPEEKIKFDSIFESLGPVGGILTGDKVKPVLLNSKLPVDILGRVWELSDLDRDGMLDKDEFSVAMYLVYRALEGEPVPMSLPPPLVPPSKRKKPSVPPVMPLLPSPPSVKDSRSSHSCPKTIPPPPKPAPAPAPAPAPVPKPAAAPWVVSPADKAKYDELFSKTDSDMDGLVSGPEVRDIFLKTGLPSATLARIWELCDIGDIGKLTREQFALALYLINQKLTKGHDPPQSLSPEMIPPSDRLNIKQNNLANLAADFSAIKELDSLSNEIVELQREKITVEEEIKEKEEAIRQRSTEVQDLQDEVARETEDLQRLQTQRQKVQDALDELDQQKGSLEEQLSHIRQQTSQETQLISSLQSEHEEQEQRICQYEEELVQAREELLALQEESRRLQEKVQAAQEQLTPLKDSVRDSFTQVSQVQQKLNDLQVEERSVTAQLSWKRALEDSSPVMMNGSAGPSADLHRMDPFQQDLFQEDEPKKLKEEDPANLWIQQTEPSQQKEKEEEKERDEEDEKEDKSPKTPEEDKQKPDPLDDLYTSLASSELCNNVSPPTKSPENTMEEQSSHTPDVSSEVTDDAEESPKESSPKVSSPEPERKQEPAEFTETTSSSLPPQIVPRSQPPQTNPPSLPEMDFFHSDPFTDHDPFKDDPFGKAEAADPFGGDPFKGSDPFAADSFFKQTPSAPFSSDDPFSASADPFGTTTGIPEPDLFASRPSDSAPAPAADPDPFASKPTNPASAAKDPFSSSGNNMANSDMFAGKMNATVEEDPFGSQDGGTDPFSCSSPNSELAVKDSAASNDPFAPGGTTVSTNSDPDPFAAVFGNESFGGGFADFSALTKSNGSDQFGINNKNLFQDEGQSAGPDVPPALPPKTGTPTRPPPPPPAKRLSISRTESSDSFQRRGHFPPQPSGDFSSSSSSSSLPVKDPLADPFAPSSPPRHNAREADRFASFDKYPTEEDMIEWAKRESEREEKERLARLTQQEQEDLELAIALSKSELS; encoded by the exons ATGAAAGCAGtgggaaacagaaacattatggCTGCCACTCTGTCTCTTACTCAG cTCTCCAGTGGAAATCCCATCTATGACAAGTATTATCGGCAG gtTGATCCGACTGGCAGTGGGCGGGTGGCAGCAGCAGATGCTGCTCTGTTCCTGAAGAGGTCAGGCTTGGCTGACTTAGTCCTGGGGAAG GTCTGGGATTTGGCAGACTCAGAACGTAAAGGTGCTCTTAACAAACAG CAATTCTTCATAGCCTTGCGGTTGGTGGCCTGTGCTCAAAATGGACTGGAGGTGGCACTCAAGAGCCTTAATGTGGCTGTTCCTCCACCCAAATTT CATGACACAAGCAGCCCGCTGTTAGCAGGAGGAGTGGCGGGTGACATCCACTGGGTTGTCAAG CCTGAAGAGAAAATTAAGTTTGACTCCATCTTTGAAAGTCTGGGTCCAGTCGGAGGGATTCTAACAGGAGACAAAGTCAAGCCCGTCTTGCTAAACTCCAAACTGCCAGTGGACATCCTAGGCAGG gTTTGGGAGCTCAGTGACCTCGACAGAGATGGCATGTTGGACAAAGATGAATTTTCTGTG GCGATGTATCTGGTGTACAGAGCACTGGAGGGGGAGCCTGTCCCCATGTCCCTACCACCTCCTCTGGTTCCACCCTCAAAGAGGAAAAAACCCTCTGTGCCTCCTGTGATGCCCCTCTTACCCTCGCCCCCCTCAGTCAAAGACAGTCGCTCCTCCCACTCCTGCCCTAAGAccatccccccaccccctaaACCTGCCCCAGCTCCTGCTCCTGCCCCAGCTCCTGTCCCAAAACCAGCAGCTGCCCCT tGGGTGGTGTCACCAGCAGACAAAGCTAAATATGATGAGTTATTCAGCAAGACAGACAGTGACATGGACGGACTTGTATCTGGACCTGAAGTGAGAGACATTTTCCTAAAGACTGGGCTGCCCTCTGCCACACTAGCACGTATCTG GGAGCTTTGTGACATTGGAGACATTGGGAAACTGACGCGCGAGCAATTTGCCCTGGCACTTTATCTGATCAATCAGAAGCTGACTAAAGGCCACGATCCTCCTCAGAGTCTCTCCCCAGAGATGATCCCTCCATCTGACAGACTCAACATTAAACAG AACAACTTGGCTAATCTGGCAGCCGACTTCTCGGCCATCAAAGAGCTGGACTCTCTCAGTAACGAGATTGTTGAACTACAAAG GGAGAAGATCACTGTGGAAGAGGAGataaaggagaaagaggaggccaTCAGACAGCGCAGCACCGAAGTGCAG GACTTACAGGATGAGGTTGCAAGGGAGACTGAGGACCTGCAGCGGCTCCAGACACAGCGTCAGAAGGTCCAGGATGCCTTGGACGAGCTGGACCAGCAGAAAGGATCCCTGGAGGAGCAGCTGTCTCATATCCGCCAGCAGACCAGCCAAGAGACCCAACTG ATTTCATCACTACAGTCAGAGcatgaggagcaggagcagaggaTATGTCAGTATGAGGAGGAGCTGGTTCAGGCCAGAGAGGAGCTCCTtgctctgcaggaggagagcaggaggctgcaggagaagGTCCAGGCTGCTCAGGAGCAGCTCACCCCTCTGAAAGACTCTGTACGAGACTCCTTTACACAAGTTTCACAG GTTCAGCAGAAACTGAACGACCTCCAGGTGGAGGAGAGGTCAGTGACTGCTCAGCTCAGTTGGAAGAGGGCCCTAGAGGATAGCTCTCCTGTCATGATGAATGGATCAGCAGGCCCCTCCGCAGACCTGCACCGGATGGACCCCTTCCAGCAGGACCTCTTCCAGGAGGACGAGCCTAAAAAGCTAAAGGAAGAAGATCCAGCTAATCTCTGGATTCAGCAGACAGAACCTTCACaacaaaaggagaaagaagaagaaaaagagagagacgaggAAGACGAGAAGGAGGACAAGAGTCCAAAGACACCAGAGGAAGACAAGCAGAAACCTGATCCCCTAGATGATTTGTATACTAGTTTAGCCTCATCTGAGTTATGCAATAATGTCTCACCCCCCACAAAGTCCCCGGAGAACACTATGGAG GAACAAAGTAGTCATACTCCCGACGTCTCCTCTGAGGTAACAGATGATGCAGAGGAGTCTCCTAAAGAGAGCTCTCCAAAG GTGTCATCACCAGAAccagagaggaaacaggagcCAGCTGAGTTCACAGAAaccacctcctcttctttacCCCCTCAAATCGTCCCGCGTTCTCAGCCGCCTCAGACAaaccctccctccctgcctgaGATGGACTTCTTTCATTCAGACCCTTTTACTGACC ATGATCCATTCAAAGATGATCCATTTGGAAAAGCTGAAGCAGCTG ACCCATTTGGAGGAGATCCATTCAAAGGGTCTGACCCCTTTGCTGCAGACTCTTTCTTCAAACAGACCCCCAGTGCCCCCTTCTCCTCAGACGACCCCTTCTCTGCCTCAGCTGACCCATTTGGTACTACTACTGGAATCCCAGAACCAGATCTGTTTGCATCCCGGCCGAGTGACTCAGCTCCTGCACCAGCAGCAGATCCAGATCCCTTTGCCTCCAAACCTACAAATCCAGCATCGGCAGCCAAGGATCCATTCAGCTCTTCAGGGAACAATATGGCGAACTCTGATATGTTTGCAGGCAAAATGAACGCCACCGTGGAGGAGGATCCATTTGGTTCTCAGGATGGAGGGACAGATCCGTTCAGTTGCTCTTCACCAAACTCTGAACTGGCTGTG aagGACTCTGCTGCATCCAATGACCCGTTTGCTCCTGGTGGTACTACAGTCAGCACAAACTCAGATCCAG ATCcatttgctgctgtgtttggtaACGAGTCCTTTGGAGGAGGCTTTGCAGACTTCAGTGCCTTGACAAAG TCAAATGGTTCTGACCAGTTTGGCATCAACAATAAGAACCTGTTTCAGGACGAAGGTCAGTCTGCAGGCCCTGACGTCCCCCCAGCCCTGCCCCCCAAAACTGGTACGCCAACTagaccacctcctccacctccag CTAAGAGATTGTCCATCTCCAGAACCGAGTCCTCTGACTCCTTCCAGCGACGAGGGCACTTCCCCCCGCAGCCTTCAGGAgacttctcctcctcatcctcctcctcttccctgccTGTTAAGGATCCTTTAGCCGACCCCttcgccccctcctccccacctCGCCACAACGCACGGGAAGCTGACCGATTTGCCAGCTTTGACAAA TATCCTACAGAAGAAGACATGATAGAGTGGGCAAAGCGCGAGAGCGAGCGAGAGGAAAAGGAGCGTCTTGCCAGGCTCACCCAGCAGGAACAAGAGGACCTGGAGCTGGCCATCGCACTCAGCAAGTCGGAACTCTCCTGA
- the eps15 gene encoding epidermal growth factor receptor substrate 15 isoform X1: MKAVGNRNIMAATLSLTQLSSGNPIYDKYYRQVDPTGSGRVAAADAALFLKRSGLADLVLGKVWDLADSERKGALNKQQFFIALRLVACAQNGLEVALKSLNVAVPPPKFHDTSSPLLAGGVAGDIHWVVKPEEKIKFDSIFESLGPVGGILTGDKVKPVLLNSKLPVDILGRVWELSDLDRDGMLDKDEFSVAMYLVYRALEGEPVPMSLPPPLVPPSKRKKPSVPPVMPLLPSPPSVKDSRSSHSCPKTIPPPPKPAPAPAPAPAPVPKPAAAPWVVSPADKAKYDELFSKTDSDMDGLVSGPEVRDIFLKTGLPSATLARIWELCDIGDIGKLTREQFALALYLINQKLTKGHDPPQSLSPEMIPPSDRLNIKQNNLANLAADFSAIKELDSLSNEIVELQREKITVEEEIKEKEEAIRQRSTEVQDLQDEVARETEDLQRLQTQRQKVQDALDELDQQKGSLEEQLSHIRQQTSQETQLISSLQSEHEEQEQRICQYEEELVQAREELLALQEESRRLQEKVQAAQEQLTPLKDSVRDSFTQVSQVQQKLNDLQVEERSVTAQLSWKRALEDSSPVMMNGSAGPSADLHRMDPFQQDLFQEDEPKKLKEEDPANLWIQQTEPSQQKEKEEEKERDEEDEKEDKSPKTPEEDKQKPDPLDDLYTSLASSELCNNVSPPTKSPENTMEEQSSHTPDVSSEVTDDAEESPKESSPKVSSPEPERKQEPAEFTETTSSSLPPQIVPRSQPPQTNPPSLPEMDFFHSDPFTDHDPFKDDPFGKAEAADPFGGDPFKGSDPFAADSFFKQTPSAPFSSDDPFSASADPFGTTTGIPEPDLFASRPSDSAPAPAADPDPFASKPTNPASAAKDPFSSSGNNMANSDMFAGKMNATVEEDPFGSQDGGTDPFSCSSPNSELAVKDSAASNDPFAPGGTTVSTNSDPDPFAAVFGNESFGGGFADFSALTKSNGSDQFGINNKNLFQDEGQSAGPDVPPALPPKTGTPTRPPPPPPAKRLSISRTESSDSFQRRGHFPPQPSGDFSSSSSSSSLPVKDPLADPFAPSSPPRHNAREADRFASFDKKQYPTEEDMIEWAKRESEREEKERLARLTQQEQEDLELAIALSKSELS; the protein is encoded by the exons ATGAAAGCAGtgggaaacagaaacattatggCTGCCACTCTGTCTCTTACTCAG cTCTCCAGTGGAAATCCCATCTATGACAAGTATTATCGGCAG gtTGATCCGACTGGCAGTGGGCGGGTGGCAGCAGCAGATGCTGCTCTGTTCCTGAAGAGGTCAGGCTTGGCTGACTTAGTCCTGGGGAAG GTCTGGGATTTGGCAGACTCAGAACGTAAAGGTGCTCTTAACAAACAG CAATTCTTCATAGCCTTGCGGTTGGTGGCCTGTGCTCAAAATGGACTGGAGGTGGCACTCAAGAGCCTTAATGTGGCTGTTCCTCCACCCAAATTT CATGACACAAGCAGCCCGCTGTTAGCAGGAGGAGTGGCGGGTGACATCCACTGGGTTGTCAAG CCTGAAGAGAAAATTAAGTTTGACTCCATCTTTGAAAGTCTGGGTCCAGTCGGAGGGATTCTAACAGGAGACAAAGTCAAGCCCGTCTTGCTAAACTCCAAACTGCCAGTGGACATCCTAGGCAGG gTTTGGGAGCTCAGTGACCTCGACAGAGATGGCATGTTGGACAAAGATGAATTTTCTGTG GCGATGTATCTGGTGTACAGAGCACTGGAGGGGGAGCCTGTCCCCATGTCCCTACCACCTCCTCTGGTTCCACCCTCAAAGAGGAAAAAACCCTCTGTGCCTCCTGTGATGCCCCTCTTACCCTCGCCCCCCTCAGTCAAAGACAGTCGCTCCTCCCACTCCTGCCCTAAGAccatccccccaccccctaaACCTGCCCCAGCTCCTGCTCCTGCCCCAGCTCCTGTCCCAAAACCAGCAGCTGCCCCT tGGGTGGTGTCACCAGCAGACAAAGCTAAATATGATGAGTTATTCAGCAAGACAGACAGTGACATGGACGGACTTGTATCTGGACCTGAAGTGAGAGACATTTTCCTAAAGACTGGGCTGCCCTCTGCCACACTAGCACGTATCTG GGAGCTTTGTGACATTGGAGACATTGGGAAACTGACGCGCGAGCAATTTGCCCTGGCACTTTATCTGATCAATCAGAAGCTGACTAAAGGCCACGATCCTCCTCAGAGTCTCTCCCCAGAGATGATCCCTCCATCTGACAGACTCAACATTAAACAG AACAACTTGGCTAATCTGGCAGCCGACTTCTCGGCCATCAAAGAGCTGGACTCTCTCAGTAACGAGATTGTTGAACTACAAAG GGAGAAGATCACTGTGGAAGAGGAGataaaggagaaagaggaggccaTCAGACAGCGCAGCACCGAAGTGCAG GACTTACAGGATGAGGTTGCAAGGGAGACTGAGGACCTGCAGCGGCTCCAGACACAGCGTCAGAAGGTCCAGGATGCCTTGGACGAGCTGGACCAGCAGAAAGGATCCCTGGAGGAGCAGCTGTCTCATATCCGCCAGCAGACCAGCCAAGAGACCCAACTG ATTTCATCACTACAGTCAGAGcatgaggagcaggagcagaggaTATGTCAGTATGAGGAGGAGCTGGTTCAGGCCAGAGAGGAGCTCCTtgctctgcaggaggagagcaggaggctgcaggagaagGTCCAGGCTGCTCAGGAGCAGCTCACCCCTCTGAAAGACTCTGTACGAGACTCCTTTACACAAGTTTCACAG GTTCAGCAGAAACTGAACGACCTCCAGGTGGAGGAGAGGTCAGTGACTGCTCAGCTCAGTTGGAAGAGGGCCCTAGAGGATAGCTCTCCTGTCATGATGAATGGATCAGCAGGCCCCTCCGCAGACCTGCACCGGATGGACCCCTTCCAGCAGGACCTCTTCCAGGAGGACGAGCCTAAAAAGCTAAAGGAAGAAGATCCAGCTAATCTCTGGATTCAGCAGACAGAACCTTCACaacaaaaggagaaagaagaagaaaaagagagagacgaggAAGACGAGAAGGAGGACAAGAGTCCAAAGACACCAGAGGAAGACAAGCAGAAACCTGATCCCCTAGATGATTTGTATACTAGTTTAGCCTCATCTGAGTTATGCAATAATGTCTCACCCCCCACAAAGTCCCCGGAGAACACTATGGAG GAACAAAGTAGTCATACTCCCGACGTCTCCTCTGAGGTAACAGATGATGCAGAGGAGTCTCCTAAAGAGAGCTCTCCAAAG GTGTCATCACCAGAAccagagaggaaacaggagcCAGCTGAGTTCACAGAAaccacctcctcttctttacCCCCTCAAATCGTCCCGCGTTCTCAGCCGCCTCAGACAaaccctccctccctgcctgaGATGGACTTCTTTCATTCAGACCCTTTTACTGACC ATGATCCATTCAAAGATGATCCATTTGGAAAAGCTGAAGCAGCTG ACCCATTTGGAGGAGATCCATTCAAAGGGTCTGACCCCTTTGCTGCAGACTCTTTCTTCAAACAGACCCCCAGTGCCCCCTTCTCCTCAGACGACCCCTTCTCTGCCTCAGCTGACCCATTTGGTACTACTACTGGAATCCCAGAACCAGATCTGTTTGCATCCCGGCCGAGTGACTCAGCTCCTGCACCAGCAGCAGATCCAGATCCCTTTGCCTCCAAACCTACAAATCCAGCATCGGCAGCCAAGGATCCATTCAGCTCTTCAGGGAACAATATGGCGAACTCTGATATGTTTGCAGGCAAAATGAACGCCACCGTGGAGGAGGATCCATTTGGTTCTCAGGATGGAGGGACAGATCCGTTCAGTTGCTCTTCACCAAACTCTGAACTGGCTGTG aagGACTCTGCTGCATCCAATGACCCGTTTGCTCCTGGTGGTACTACAGTCAGCACAAACTCAGATCCAG ATCcatttgctgctgtgtttggtaACGAGTCCTTTGGAGGAGGCTTTGCAGACTTCAGTGCCTTGACAAAG TCAAATGGTTCTGACCAGTTTGGCATCAACAATAAGAACCTGTTTCAGGACGAAGGTCAGTCTGCAGGCCCTGACGTCCCCCCAGCCCTGCCCCCCAAAACTGGTACGCCAACTagaccacctcctccacctccag CTAAGAGATTGTCCATCTCCAGAACCGAGTCCTCTGACTCCTTCCAGCGACGAGGGCACTTCCCCCCGCAGCCTTCAGGAgacttctcctcctcatcctcctcctcttccctgccTGTTAAGGATCCTTTAGCCGACCCCttcgccccctcctccccacctCGCCACAACGCACGGGAAGCTGACCGATTTGCCAGCTTTGACAAA aaACAGTATCCTACAGAAGAAGACATGATAGAGTGGGCAAAGCGCGAGAGCGAGCGAGAGGAAAAGGAGCGTCTTGCCAGGCTCACCCAGCAGGAACAAGAGGACCTGGAGCTGGCCATCGCACTCAGCAAGTCGGAACTCTCCTGA